The proteins below are encoded in one region of Penicillium psychrofluorescens genome assembly, chromosome: 4:
- a CDS encoding uncharacterized protein (ID:PFLUO_006011-T1.cds;~source:funannotate), with the protein MADKILMREYHTLGQEKWVNVELHNDDIFNWDVALIVLNPDSLYYGGYFRASMTFPTNYPYAPPKFRFLQPLLHPNIYKDGKLCISILHTPGDDEMSGELASERWSPAQRVESVLISILSLLDDAEVSSPANVDAAVMLRKNPETYRALVKADVEESRKYIPASFTMPTHESTLQKEEVEKEDPGFWADSDVDSDIFGGSDSDEALDLDPDTGSDMEDEDDEDEDHEKMEE; encoded by the exons ATGGCAGATAAAATTCTGATGCGAGAATACCATACACTCGGCCAGGAGAAATGGGTCAACGTCGAA CTACACAATGACGATATCTTCAACTGGGACGTCGCCCTGATCGTGCTGAATCCAGACTCGCTGTACTATGGCGGCTATTTCCGGGCGTCCATGACCTTTCCCACGAACTATCCCTACGCCCCGCCGA AATTCCGCTTCCTGCAacccctcctccaccccaaCATCTACAAAGACGGCAAGctctgcatctccatcctccacacccccggcgacgacgagatgTCCGGCGAACTAGCCTCTGAGCGCTGGTCGCCCGCTCAGCGGGTCGAATCCGtcctcatctccatcctgtCTCTGCTCGACGACGCCGAAGTGTCCTCGCCGGCCAACGTCGACGCCGCCGTCATGCTCCGCAAGAATCCCGAGACGTACCGGGCGCTCGTGAAGGCGGACGTGGAGGAGTCGAGGAAGTACATCCCCGCGAGTTTTACCATGCCGACTCACGAATCGACGCTCCAaaaggaggaggtggagaaggaagatccCGGTTTCTGGGCGGACAGCGATGTCGACAGCGATATTTTCGGGGGGAGTGACTCCGATGAagcgctggatctggatcCCGATACGGGCAGtgacatggaagatgaagacgacgaggacgaagaccacgagaagatggaggagtaA
- a CDS encoding uncharacterized protein (ID:PFLUO_006012-T1.cds;~source:funannotate), translated as MATQVLANWAVGLKYASIPQEVTQAAVRSFYNWVGCTVGGSAHPATTIARTALARFSGPPTSRLLGSDGSVDVDAMHAALFNGIASHVHDYDDTHLDTIIHPTGPVAAALLAMAEARDQPCSGPDFITALVAGIEAECKVGKAVWPDHYDVGWHITSTTGSIGAAVAVSKLLSLNASQTAHAIGVAATQVTGLREMFGSHTKSFHPGRAAQNGLLAALLAAEGYTSSEQALEAKRGWANVASTINNLDAEIASLGPAGRWEIAQNAFKPFPCGIVVHPIIDGCVGIHAEMKKQGIAAAQIEEVHADVHPLVLELTGKKTPKDGLEAKFSVYHGATIGLLFGKGTPAQYEDAVVNDASVVALRSLIKATADPSLRADECRLTVKVKGQSAPIVKHVDHAVGSLEVPMTDALLTEKFVDQCIPVLGEKRTETASAWCWGLEKQADVRRIKDVL; from the exons atggctACCCAAGTCCTCGCCAACTGGGCCGTCGGCCTCAAGTACGCCTCCATCCCACAAGAGGTAACCCAGGCCGCCGTGCGCAGCTTCTATAACTGGGTCGGCTGTACTGTCGGCGGAAGCGCGCATCCGGCCACGACGATTGCACGCACGGCGCTGGCCAGGTTCTCCGGCCCGCCCACCTCACGCCTTCTCGGCTCGGACGGGTCGGTCGATGTCGACGCCATGCATGCTGCGCTGTTCAATGGCATTGCCTCGCATGTCCATGACTACGACGATACGCATCTGGATACTATCATCCACCCCACGGGTCCTGTGGCTGCGGCTttgctcgccatggccgaagCAAGGGATCAGCCGTGCTCTGGACCGGATTTCATCACTGCGCTGGTGGCGGGCATTGAGGCCGAGTGCAAGGTCGGGAAGGCTGTGTGGCCGGATCACTACGATGTCGGCTG GCACATCACCAGCACGACGGGCTccatcggcgccgccgtggccgTTTCCAAGCTCCTTAGCTTGAACGCCTCCCAAACGGCGCATGCCATTGGCGTCGCCGCAACGCAGGTAACTGGTCTGCGGGAGATGTTTGGCTCGCACACCAAGTCCTTCCACCCCGGACGGGCCGCGCAGAACGGTCTCCTGGCTGCTTTGCTCGCGGCAGAGGGATATACCAGCTCCgagcaggcgctggaggcCAAGCGCGGGTGGGCGAATGTCGCCAGCACGATCAATAACCTCGACGCGGAGATTGCGTCGCTTGGTCCGGCGGGCCGGTGGGAGATCGCGCAGAATGCGTTCAAGCCGTTCCCGTGTGGGATTGTCGTGCACCCGATTATCGACGGGTGTGTTGGGATTCAtgccgagatgaagaaacAGGGTATTGCCGCGGCgcagatcgaggaggtgCACGCTGACGTGCATCCGCTCGTCCTGGAGCTgacggggaagaagacgCCCAAGGATGGGCTGGAGGCCAAGTTCAGTGTTTACCACGGCGCGACTATCGGGCTGTTGTTCGGCAAGGGCACGCCGGCGCAGTATGAGGATGCAGTGGTGAACGATGCCTCGGTCGTGGCTCTGCGATCCCTCATCAAGGCCACGGCGGATCCGAGCCTGCGGGCGGATGAGTGTCGACTCACTGTCAAGGTGAAGGGACAGAGTGCCCCGATTGTGAAGCATGTGGATCATGCGGTGGGCAGTCTGGAGGTGCCGATGACGGATGCGCTGCTGACGGAGAAGTTTGTCGACCAGTGCATCCCTGtcctgggcgagaagcggaCAGAGACCGCGAGTGCCTGGTGCTGGGGTCTGGAGAAGCAGGCGGATGTTCGTCGCATCAAGGATGTTCTGTGA
- a CDS encoding uncharacterized protein (ID:PFLUO_006013-T1.cds;~source:funannotate), with protein sequence MPSLDLVVIKAGIITAIVNFWWQFVGAIALLILLSYGLCRFCIYMKRPQPHVIQPVEMDIHQKACHVQRSGTKGFPAKCLSWFLF encoded by the exons ATGCCTtccctcgacctcgtcgtcatcaaaGCcggcatcatcaccgccatcgTCAATTTCTGGTGGCAGTTCGTCGGAGCCATCGCCCTCCTTATCCTGCTGAGTTACGGACTGTGCAGGTTCTGCATCTACATGAAGAGGCC ACAGCCGCACGTCATCCAGCCCGTCGAGATGGACATCCACCAGAAAGCATGCCATGTCCAACGTTCCGGTACGAAAGGATTCCCTGCCAAGTGTCTGTCCTGGTTTCTTTTCTGA
- a CDS encoding uncharacterized protein (ID:PFLUO_006014-T1.cds;~source:funannotate), with amino-acid sequence MSALAEEEDDRDLAGSQDGSSDNEIDDTMRDADDAEGDNEPDADGDADQDADSPSNASQASEGGGGGGDSQQQNQDGTGRTSPGHAQEESAFSVYHPPVRPECLTARSYDIAPTTAAPHSTSINAITATADMRWVFSGGSDGYVRKFNWADSINSKLMLTVAQRHPFVDSVVKAGVLMTYWENLDGTNLSPVYSLASQSEGLWLLSGLESGVIRLQTLRHEEGKEIARLRQHTSAVSTLNLTSDEKSVLSGSWDKRVFDWDLNTGQVRRAFGGSAAQICSVQIRPDSTLAVPQDTIEPQQTNGTYASNYGASGHESFSFMDTAQDTGEAAAPAENPQADSPADSLFGGADSLFGDADGGVADGGEPSAGGVFGGDEDDEFGRALGNGVLEDADDAPGETDTEMPPPSDSIQEKSTQSGDATANTGNAQPEIPDADIPSGPVQPATTAINGLPKTEDLETPSFSEEPSQNTQQEQNVVTDTTFLAASIDGTIRIWDRRQPDPVARITPRNVPPWCMNACWSPDGNYIYAGRRNGTVEEFSMHKGLRNAERTFKFPQGSGPVTALKAMPNGQHLVCASHDILRLYDLKHEETSRHSTVPFLIIPGHRTGTISQLYVDNACRFMISTSGNRGWEGNTTEVMLGYEIAASQ; translated from the exons atgtcggcgctcgcggaggaggaggatgatcgTGATCTGGCCG GCTCTCAAGATGGAAGCTCCGACAACGAGATCGACGACACGATGCGCGatgccgacgatgccgaaggAGATAACGAACCAGATGCCGATGGCGACGCAGACCAAGACGCAGATAGCCCCTCGAACGCGAGCCAGGCGTCCGAGgggggcggcggcggtggtgattcACAGCAACAGAACCAGGACGGGACGGGGCGCACATCGCCAGGACACGCGCAAGAAGAGTCGGCTTTCTCCGTCTACCACCCGCCTGTGCGCCCCGAGTGCCTGACGGCCAGATCCTACGATATCgcccccaccaccgccgcgccGCATAGCACGTCCATTAATGCCATCACCGCTACGGCGGATATGCGCTGGGTCTTCAGTGGGGGGTCAGATGGATATGTGCGGAAGTTTAACTGGGCGGACTCGATTAACAGCAAGCTGATGTTGACTGTGGCGCAACGGCATCCGTTCGTGGATAGTGTGGTCAAGGCAGGTGTGCTGATGACATACTGGGAGAATTTGGATGGGACGAATCTGTCACCTGTGTATTCCCTGGCCAGCCAGAGTGAGGGTTTGTGGTTGCTCTCTGGGTTAGAGTCCGGAGTCATTCGGCTACAGACCCTGCGCCATgaagagggcaaggagaTTGCCCGGCTACGACAGCATACCTCGGCGGTGTCCACGTTGAACTTGACTTCGGATGAAAAGTCCGTGCTGTCGGGCAGTTGGGACAAACGGGTCTTTGACTGGGATCTGAATACGGGGCAGGTGCGGCGTGCCTTTGGAGGCAGCGCGGCTCAGATCTGTAGTGTTCAGATCCGGCCTGATTCTACGCTCGCTGTGCCGCAGGATACCATTGAGCCCCAACAAACCAATGGAACATACGCATCGAATTACGGGGCCAGTGGCCATGAGAGTTTCAGCTTCATGGATACCGCGCAGGATACCGGAGAGGCGGCGGCCCCCGCGGAGAACCCGCAGGCGGATTCACCAGCGGACTCGCTTTTCGGAGGCGCGGACTCGTTATTCGGCGATGCGGACGGTGGAGTCGCAGATGGTGGAGAGCCCTCTGCTGGCGGGGTGTTTGGCGgggatgaagacgacgagtTTGGTCGCGCACTGGGGAACGGCGTTCTTGAGGACGCTGATGATGCACCGGGAGAAACTGACACGGAAATGCCGCCCCCTTCTGATTCCATACAAGAGAAAAGCACACAATCCGGTGATGCAACTGCCAATACTGGAAACGCACAGCCAGAGATACCTGATGCCGATATCCCCAGCGGACCGGTCCAACCAGCCACCACAGCCATCAACGGACTCCCCAAAACCGAAGACCTCGAAACGCCATCGTTCAGTGAAGAGCCATCTCAGAACACGCAGCAAGAACAAAACGTCGTGACCGACACCACGTTCCTCGCCGCATCCATCGATGGAACAATCCGTATCTGGGACCGCCGACAGCCCGACCCAGTCGCCCGAATCACTCCCCGTAATGTACCGCCATGGTGCATGAATGCCTGCTGGTCTCCCGACGGGAACTATATCTATGCCGGGCGCCGGAATGGCACAGTCGAGGAGTTCAGTATGCACAAGGGACTCCGCAATGCAGAGCGCACGTTCAAATTCCCACAGGGAAGCGGGCCTGTCACCGCGCTGAAGGCCATGCCCAATGGGCAACATCTTGtctg TGCCTCCCATGATATCCTTCGCCTTTATGACCTTAAGCACGAAGAGACATCTCGACACTCAACGGTTCCGTTCTTGATTATCCCCGGTCATCGCACGGGCACGATTTCTCAACTGTACGTCGATAATGCGTGCCGGTTTATGATCTCGACGAGTGGGAATCGCGGCTGGGAGGGTAATACGACCGAGGTGATGCTGGGGTATGAGATCGCAGCTTCTCAGTAA